One genomic window of Medicago truncatula cultivar Jemalong A17 chromosome 1, MtrunA17r5.0-ANR, whole genome shotgun sequence includes the following:
- the LOC25481983 gene encoding uncharacterized protein, with translation MAANVVKEAEVTEMEAVLTAKCSCCGLVEECTHAYIARVRERFGGRWICGLCAEAVKEERARSESDEKMITIDEALMRHTKFRQQFRSSASDHNKDFIVAVKQILFRTLDSPRSKPSKEHSACRPLGRSHSCFSKMETTPPRTTETHTE, from the coding sequence ATGGCTGCGAATGTTGTGAAAGAAGCTGAAGTGACGGAGATGGAAGCTGTTTTGACCGCAAAATGCAGCTGTTGCGGATTGGTGGAAGAGTGCACACACGCGTACATTGCGCGCGTGAGGGAGAGATTTGGTGGTCGATGGATATGCGGTTTGTGTGCTGAGGCAGTGAAGGAAGAAAGGGCGAGGTCGGAGAGTGATGAGAAGATGATCACAATTGATGAAGCTTTAATGCGGCACACCAAATTTCGCCAGCAGTTCAGATCTTCTGCATCTGATCATAACAAAGATTTCATAGTTGCTGTGAAACAGATTCTTTTTAGGACTTTGGATTCTCCTAGGAGCAAGCCGAGTAAGGAACATTCTGCGTGCAGACCTCTTGGTAGATCTCATAGTTGCTTCTCAAAAATGGAAACAACTCCGCCGAGGACGACAGAGACACATACAGAGTGA